TCGTCTTCGTGGTCGTTGCGGGTCTCTGGAAGTCGCTCGACGGCTGACTTCGGCCAACGGTCCCGAATAGCGGCTGCCGGACGTTGAACACCGATTTTGCTATCATCGGCAGCCTAACGTGTAACGGACTGCCAGTGGATGACTACCCGCCTCGAAGATAACCCGCGCTCCCCTGCAGTCGACGAACTGGTCGGGGACTTCATCACCCGTTGGCGGGATACCGGCGGCTCGGAGCGGGCCAACTATCAGCTGTTTCTGACCGAACTGTGCCAACTCCTCGGGCTGCCCCAGCCCGACCCGGCCAGCGGTGATACCGAAGAGAACGCCTACGTCTTCGAGCGCCGGGTCGATATCGCCAATCCCGACGGCAGCGTCAATCGCGGCTTCATCGACCTCTACCGGCGCGGCTGCTTCGTCCTGGAGGCCAAGCAGACCGGCAAGACTCTCGACACCCGGGGCTGGGACAAGGCGATGCTCGCCGCCCACACTCAGGCGGATCAGTACGTGCGCGCCCTGCCATCCGCCGAAGGGCGCCCGCCGTTCATCGTGGTCACCGACGTGGGCCGCTCCCTGGAGCTCTACTCCGAGTTCACCCGCTCCGGCGGCACCTATGTCCCGTTCCCCGACCCCACCCACCACCGCATCCGGCTCGACGACCTGCGCAAGCCCGCCATCCGGGAGCGGCTCAGGCAGGTGTGGCTGGAACCCGACGAGCTCGACCCCGGCCGGCACGCCGCCCGGGTCACCCGCACCATCAGCGACCAACTGGCCAGGCTCGCCCGCTCGCTGGAGGTGGAGGGCTACGAGGTCGAGCGGGTCGCCCACTTCCTCAAGCGCTGCCTGTTCACCATGTTCAGCGAGGATGTGGAGCTGCTCCCCAAGGGCGGCTTCACCACACTGCTGGAGCGCCTGAAGGCGCACCCGGAGCACTTCGGCCCCGCCATGCGCTCCCTGTGGGAGACCATGAACACCGGTGGCTATGAAGGCCAGCTCATGGAGACCCTCCAGCGCTTCAACGGCGGCCTGTTCCGCGACATCGACCCCATCCCGCTCAACCGGGATCAGATCCAGCTGCTCATCGAAGCGGCCCGGGCCGACTGGCGCTTCGTCGAACCGGCCATCTTCGGCACCCTGCTGGAGCGCGCCCTCGACCCCCGCGAACGCCACAAGCTCGGCGCCCACTACACCCCCCGCGCCTATGTCGAGCGGCTGGTGATGCCCACCCTCATCGAGCCGCTGCGAAGGGAGTGGAACACGGTGCAGGTGGCCGCCGAGGCGTGGCTTCAGCAGGACAAGCCCGACAAGGCCCTCAACGAGCTGCGCGAATTCCATTACCGCCTCTGCCAGACCCGCGTGCTCGACCCCGCCTGCGGCAGCGGCAACTTCCTCTACGTCGCCCTCGAACACCTCAAGCGGCTGGAGGGTGAAGTGCTCAACCTCATCCGCGACCTCTCCGCCGGCCAGCAGGCCTTCGACGCCGGAGGCCTCACCGTCGACCCGCACCAGTTCCTCGGCCTGGAGCTGAACCCGCGCGCCGCCGCCATCGCCGAGATGGTGCTCTGGATCGGCTATTTACAGTGGGACTATCGCCTCTACGGCCGCCTCAACCTGCCCGAACCTATCCTGCGCGACTTCAAGAACATCGAAAACCGCGACGCCCTCATCGACTACGACAACCGCGAACCGATGCTCGATGACAACGGCGAGCCGGTCACCATCTGGGACGGCATCAGCTACAGGGAAAGCCCGGTCACCGGCGAACTGATCCCGGACGAGCAACAGCGCATCCCCGTCTACCGCTACAGCAACCCGCGAAAGGCCGAATGGCCTGAGGCGGATTACATCGTGGGGAATCCGCCGTTTATTGGTGATAAGGCAATGCGTCGTGCCTTGGGAGATGGTTACGTCGATGCTCTTCGGGAGGTTTTCAAAGGAACCATCGCTGAATCGGCGGACTTCGTGACTTATTGGTGGCACATCGCAGCCGAAAAGGTGCGCAATCGTGAAGCGAAGCGATTTGGGTTCATTACTACGAACAGTCTGCGCCAGACCTTTAATCGACGCGTACTTGAGTCACATCTTAGCGACAAAGCCAAACCCCTCTCCCTAGTTTTTGCGATCCCCGACCACCCGTGGGTGGATAGCACCGACGGGGCAGCGGTGCGAATCGCCATGACGGTGGGCGCCGCTGGTAACGAGTCTGGAATACTGCGTCACTTAGTCCGTGAGGAGGACGGGGGTGAGGAATCAAGGATAGTCCGGCTAAATAGGCGCTCTGGAAAAATATTCTCGGATTTGACAGTCGGAGCAAACGTCGCAGGCGCCGGCCCGCTGGAGTCCAATAACGGAATAACAACAGTCGGTGTGCAGCTGAGCGGTATGGGATTCGTAGTGTCGCCCGACGAAGCCAAAAAACTGGGGCTCGGGACCACGCCGGGAGTTGAAGCCGTTATACGTGACTATCGTAACGGTCGTGACCTGTCGCAATCTCCGCGAGGAGTAAAGGTCATTGATCTTTTCGGTCTTGATGTCCAACAGGTCCGGGAAAAATACCCTGCCGTCTATCAATGGGTTCTTGAGCGGGTTAAGCCTGAGCGGGACCAGAATAAACGCGAAACGTATCGGAAGAATTGGTGGATCTTCGCCGAGCCACGTAAAGAATGGCGAAATATGTCCGAAGGGCTAACTAGGTACATTGCGACGGTACGAACAGCGAAACATCGAATTTTCCCATTCCTTGAGACGGCTATACTGCCCGATGCAAAGATCGTGGGCGTAGCGAGCGACGATGCTGTAGTGCTAGGGACACTCTCAAGCAGACCACACTTGGCTTGGGCTCTGGCTGCTGGAGCTAACTTGGGTGCGGGAAATGACCCTACCTATAATCATTCGCGCTGCTTCGAAACCTTCCCCTTCCCGGAACTGACCGAAGCCCAGGCCGCCCGCGTCCGTAACCTGGCCGAACAACTCGATGCCCACCGCAAACGCCAACAAGCCGAGCACCCGAAGCTGACCCTCACCGGCATGTACAACGTGCTGGAGAAACTCCGGGCCGGCGAGACACTGACCGCGAAGGAGAAAACGATCCACCAACAGGGCCTCGTCACCCTCCTGCGCGAACTGCACGACGAACTCGACCGCGCCGTCTTCGAGGCCTACGGCTGGGACGATCTGGCCGACGTCCTGGTGGGCCGCCCCGGCGCCACCACGCCTTTGCCGGACAAACCCGCCGAACAGGCCGGGGCCGAAGAGGAACTGCTCACCCGTCTGGTCGCCCTCAACAGCGAACGCGCCGCCGAAGAGGCCCGGGGCCACATCCGCTGGCTGCGCCCCGACTACCAGGCCCCCGAAGCCCAGGGCGAACAGACAACCGCGGAACTCAAAAGCGAAACCGCAAAGGCCGCCGAACCCGCGCCTGCCGCCCAAGGCAAAAAGCCCTGGCCCAAAACCATTCCCGAGCAGGTCGAAACCGTCCGTGCCCTCCTCGCCGTCGGCCCGCAAAGCGCCGAAGCCCTCGCCGCCCAATTCAAACGCAAGCCGCTAAAGGGTATCACCCAGGTCCTCGCCGCCCTCGAAGTGCTCGGCCAGGCGCGACGAAAAGGTGACGACTGGCAGTCGACGGGAAGCTTTTAGCAGGCCGCGAAAAAAGGTTTTGTCCCTTCTCCCTAAGGAGAAGGTTAGGATGAGGGAGATAAAAATCAGTAATTCACCTTGTATTGAGTTCCCTCCTCCAGCAACCGCGTTTCGTGTAGGCATTCTCCTACAGACCGAAAGGAAAAGATGAGGCAGGATGGGCTGAGCCAGTTATAGGCCGAATCGGCGTAACA
This genomic interval from Thiohalomonas denitrificans contains the following:
- a CDS encoding class I SAM-dependent DNA methyltransferase, coding for MTTRLEDNPRSPAVDELVGDFITRWRDTGGSERANYQLFLTELCQLLGLPQPDPASGDTEENAYVFERRVDIANPDGSVNRGFIDLYRRGCFVLEAKQTGKTLDTRGWDKAMLAAHTQADQYVRALPSAEGRPPFIVVTDVGRSLELYSEFTRSGGTYVPFPDPTHHRIRLDDLRKPAIRERLRQVWLEPDELDPGRHAARVTRTISDQLARLARSLEVEGYEVERVAHFLKRCLFTMFSEDVELLPKGGFTTLLERLKAHPEHFGPAMRSLWETMNTGGYEGQLMETLQRFNGGLFRDIDPIPLNRDQIQLLIEAARADWRFVEPAIFGTLLERALDPRERHKLGAHYTPRAYVERLVMPTLIEPLRREWNTVQVAAEAWLQQDKPDKALNELREFHYRLCQTRVLDPACGSGNFLYVALEHLKRLEGEVLNLIRDLSAGQQAFDAGGLTVDPHQFLGLELNPRAAAIAEMVLWIGYLQWDYRLYGRLNLPEPILRDFKNIENRDALIDYDNREPMLDDNGEPVTIWDGISYRESPVTGELIPDEQQRIPVYRYSNPRKAEWPEADYIVGNPPFIGDKAMRRALGDGYVDALREVFKGTIAESADFVTYWWHIAAEKVRNREAKRFGFITTNSLRQTFNRRVLESHLSDKAKPLSLVFAIPDHPWVDSTDGAAVRIAMTVGAAGNESGILRHLVREEDGGEESRIVRLNRRSGKIFSDLTVGANVAGAGPLESNNGITTVGVQLSGMGFVVSPDEAKKLGLGTTPGVEAVIRDYRNGRDLSQSPRGVKVIDLFGLDVQQVREKYPAVYQWVLERVKPERDQNKRETYRKNWWIFAEPRKEWRNMSEGLTRYIATVRTAKHRIFPFLETAILPDAKIVGVASDDAVVLGTLSSRPHLAWALAAGANLGAGNDPTYNHSRCFETFPFPELTEAQAARVRNLAEQLDAHRKRQQAEHPKLTLTGMYNVLEKLRAGETLTAKEKTIHQQGLVTLLRELHDELDRAVFEAYGWDDLADVLVGRPGATTPLPDKPAEQAGAEEELLTRLVALNSERAAEEARGHIRWLRPDYQAPEAQGEQTTAELKSETAKAAEPAPAAQGKKPWPKTIPEQVETVRALLAVGPQSAEALAAQFKRKPLKGITQVLAALEVLGQARRKGDDWQSTGSF